The following proteins are encoded in a genomic region of Amycolatopsis sulphurea:
- a CDS encoding amidohydrolase yields the protein MDDLLLRRVRVGLRGPLAEVRVRDGVITSIEEPGAGSGFAARMVDGHGGTLLPGLVDAHAHLTQWSDFRRRIPLGAARSATAAVELLMARLLVAPGRPGELVVGAGFRDGLWPDRPHKQLLERALPGRAVALFSADLHTLWLSPAALRLIGRDHPTGVLLENDCMSATAALPSASVAEEDRAVAEALAAAAARGVTGVVDYEYADTVADWTRRAAQKPPLLRISCVIARYLLDHAIACGHRTGDVLEAGHGLLTVGPFKLFADGSLNTRTACCHDPYPEDGGTGLLELPPDELVPLLRRASAHGLTPAVHAIGDRANTVALDAFAEAGCGGRIEHAQLLRPEDVSRFAALGLTAGVQPAHQPDDRDVADRHWPGRTERAYPYRALLEAGARLEIGSDAPVAPLDPWDGIAAAVGRTDDDRPPWHPEQAIPLEDALAAAAGGRRGIAVGDVADLVVTAADPSGLSPAQLRELPVSATIVAGKPVYLA from the coding sequence ATGGACGATCTTCTCCTCCGCCGGGTGCGGGTCGGGTTGCGCGGGCCGCTGGCCGAGGTGCGGGTCCGCGACGGGGTGATCACTTCGATCGAGGAACCCGGTGCCGGATCCGGGTTCGCCGCCCGGATGGTCGACGGGCACGGTGGCACGCTGCTGCCGGGGCTGGTGGACGCGCATGCCCATCTGACGCAGTGGTCGGATTTCCGGCGGCGGATCCCGCTGGGGGCCGCGCGGTCCGCGACGGCCGCGGTGGAGTTGCTGATGGCGCGGCTGCTCGTCGCGCCGGGGCGGCCGGGCGAACTGGTCGTGGGGGCCGGATTCCGCGACGGGCTGTGGCCGGACCGGCCGCACAAGCAGCTGCTGGAACGTGCGCTGCCGGGCCGGGCGGTCGCGTTGTTCAGCGCGGATCTGCACACGCTGTGGCTGAGCCCGGCGGCGCTGCGGCTGATCGGCCGGGACCATCCGACCGGCGTGCTACTGGAGAACGATTGCATGAGCGCGACCGCGGCGCTGCCTTCGGCGTCCGTGGCCGAGGAGGACCGGGCGGTCGCCGAGGCCCTCGCCGCGGCGGCCGCGCGCGGGGTCACCGGGGTGGTCGACTACGAATATGCCGACACCGTCGCGGACTGGACGCGGCGGGCCGCCCAAAAGCCGCCGCTCTTGCGGATTTCCTGCGTGATCGCCCGGTATCTGCTGGACCATGCCATCGCCTGCGGGCACCGCACCGGCGACGTCCTCGAAGCCGGGCACGGGCTGCTCACGGTCGGCCCGTTCAAGCTGTTCGCCGACGGTTCGCTCAACACCCGCACCGCCTGTTGTCACGATCCCTATCCCGAAGACGGCGGGACCGGGCTGCTCGAACTACCGCCCGACGAGCTGGTGCCGTTGCTGCGGCGGGCTTCGGCGCACGGGCTGACCCCGGCCGTGCATGCCATCGGCGATCGCGCGAACACCGTGGCGCTCGACGCGTTCGCCGAGGCCGGTTGTGGTGGCCGGATCGAGCACGCCCAGCTGTTGCGGCCGGAGGACGTGTCGCGGTTTGCTGCGCTCGGCCTCACCGCGGGTGTGCAACCGGCGCACCAGCCCGACGACCGGGACGTCGCCGATCGCCACTGGCCGGGCCGCACCGAGCGGGCCTACCCGTATCGCGCGTTGCTCGAGGCCGGTGCCCGGCTGGAGATCGGGTCGGACGCCCCGGTCGCGCCGCTGGACCCGTGGGATGGGATCGCGGCGGCGGTCGGCCGCACCGATGACGACCGGCCGCCGTGGCATCCGGAGCAGGCCATCCCGCTGGAGGACGCGCTCGCCGCGGCCGCGGGCGGACGCCGGGGCATCGCGGTGGGTGACGTGGCCGACCTCGTGGTCACCGCGGCGGACCCGAGCGGGCTGTCCCCGGCGCAGCTGCGCGAGCTGCCGGTCTCCGCGACGATCGTCGCCGGGAAACCGGTGTACCTGGCGTGA
- a CDS encoding SAM-dependent methyltransferase: protein MDRPSLARFADALLGGHDHYGCDRALLQRLLTVAPYAREVAHERRRWQLRVLRHLIRSEGVDQFLDLGCGMPTTDNTHQIAQRLLPGAQVVYVDHDPVVQVHGRAVLEENECVHVTGPDLTDPGATLGDPIVYRHLDFERPVVLLLCDVLHHVPRLEHAQYVVRSYIDQLAPGSFVLITHDRLPPDKACAALARDLDRVLGEAGLGSTRRDRAGIVSLFTGLELIEPGVVPLHEWWPCGPRLLPVSHQHLLSLGGVAAKR, encoded by the coding sequence ATGGACCGGCCCAGCCTCGCCCGGTTCGCCGACGCGCTGCTCGGCGGCCACGACCACTACGGCTGTGACCGCGCGCTGCTGCAACGGCTGCTGACCGTCGCCCCGTACGCCCGCGAAGTGGCCCACGAACGGCGGCGGTGGCAGCTGCGCGTGCTGCGGCACCTGATCCGCAGCGAGGGCGTGGACCAGTTCCTGGATCTCGGGTGCGGAATGCCGACCACGGACAACACGCACCAGATCGCGCAACGGCTGCTCCCCGGCGCGCAGGTGGTCTACGTGGATCACGATCCGGTCGTGCAGGTGCACGGGCGGGCCGTGCTGGAGGAGAACGAATGCGTGCACGTGACCGGGCCGGATCTCACCGATCCCGGTGCCACGCTGGGAGATCCGATCGTCTACCGGCACCTCGACTTCGAACGGCCGGTGGTGCTGCTGCTGTGTGACGTGCTGCACCACGTGCCGCGCCTGGAGCACGCGCAGTACGTCGTGCGCAGCTACATCGACCAGCTCGCGCCCGGGTCGTTCGTGCTGATCACGCATGATCGCCTGCCTCCGGACAAAGCTTGTGCGGCGCTGGCCCGCGATCTGGACCGGGTGCTCGGCGAGGCCGGGCTGGGCAGCACCCGCCGGGACCGGGCCGGGATCGTCTCCCTGTTCACCGGACTCGAACTGATCGAACCCGGCGTCGTCCCGCTGCACGAGTGGTGGCCGTGCGGTCCGCGGCTGCTTCCGGTGAGCCACCAGCATCTCCTGAGCCTCGGCGGAGTGGCGGCCAAACGCTGA
- a CDS encoding zinc finger protein, whose product MFRWQQAEGKRHALEGPFPPRPDESFVALCGEEVTVACSDVPQLGGHWFDPTCAECNAVWLSRV is encoded by the coding sequence GTGTTTCGATGGCAGCAGGCGGAGGGAAAGCGGCACGCGCTGGAGGGGCCGTTCCCGCCGCGGCCCGACGAGAGCTTCGTGGCGTTGTGCGGGGAGGAGGTGACAGTGGCGTGCAGCGACGTTCCGCAGCTTGGCGGGCATTGGTTCGATCCGACCTGTGCCGAGTGCAACGCAGTGTGGCTGAGCCGGGTATGA
- a CDS encoding SpoIIE family protein phosphatase: MVSRPAPASALPPGAELPEHAGFWRAALDAVRDPVFVRDPAGALRWANTAGERLAAGASPEFVNVTETTGKIGAGGVLRPARIGALPGGWQAWTLHEGGGRRRPEDFLAEAGPKLAAARGRHGTARLIAELAAPALGDCVFVLLPTTRGRWEWWSSGAGTPGHGRIRRVPAQAAPVLAGAFAATSRPEVRAVPGSEIDALPSVVAEQFQAHSEVSVTSFGGHDVPGAVLVGRRSEPVFGSAQPRAIEGFAEAAGTALANAHRFALQEEATRGLESTLRPSPPARVEGANFELWYEPAAGVLGVGGDFYDVLRREDGSAFVVVGDICGKGAEAAALTGRVRHSLAALHLVERDGRTLLRLLNELLIAGGSNRFATLVLGSVAAAESGLDVTLASGGHPAPLVLRRGGGVEEVSVPGTLVGISPQARFAEATTHLDEGDICLLYTDGVTEARNRTESTELFGDERLFTVLESCVGLPAREVVARLREAVREWLGNSGHDDIAVLAIEAAPRAE, encoded by the coding sequence ATGGTGTCACGGCCCGCTCCGGCGTCGGCCCTGCCACCCGGCGCTGAGCTGCCCGAGCACGCCGGCTTCTGGCGTGCGGCGCTGGACGCCGTGCGCGACCCGGTGTTCGTGCGGGACCCGGCGGGGGCCCTGCGCTGGGCCAACACGGCCGGTGAACGGCTCGCGGCGGGGGCTTCCCCGGAGTTCGTGAACGTGACCGAGACCACGGGGAAGATAGGCGCCGGCGGCGTGCTGCGCCCGGCCCGGATCGGTGCGCTGCCCGGCGGCTGGCAGGCGTGGACGCTGCACGAGGGCGGTGGCCGCCGCCGTCCGGAGGATTTCCTCGCCGAGGCAGGACCGAAACTCGCCGCGGCGCGCGGCCGGCACGGCACCGCGCGGCTGATCGCCGAGCTGGCCGCGCCCGCGCTCGGCGACTGCGTGTTCGTGCTGCTGCCCACGACCCGTGGCCGTTGGGAGTGGTGGAGCAGCGGCGCCGGCACACCCGGGCACGGCCGGATCCGGCGGGTGCCCGCGCAGGCGGCGCCGGTGCTGGCCGGCGCCTTCGCGGCGACGTCGCGTCCCGAGGTCCGTGCGGTACCCGGCAGCGAGATCGACGCGCTGCCGTCGGTGGTCGCGGAGCAGTTCCAGGCGCACAGCGAGGTGTCGGTCACCTCGTTCGGCGGGCACGACGTGCCCGGCGCGGTACTGGTCGGGCGCCGGAGTGAGCCGGTGTTCGGCTCGGCGCAGCCGCGGGCGATCGAGGGCTTCGCGGAGGCGGCGGGCACCGCCCTCGCCAACGCGCACCGGTTCGCGTTGCAGGAGGAAGCGACCCGTGGGCTCGAATCCACGCTGCGCCCGTCCCCGCCGGCCCGGGTGGAGGGCGCGAACTTCGAGCTGTGGTACGAGCCCGCGGCCGGGGTGCTGGGCGTCGGCGGCGACTTCTACGACGTGCTGCGTCGCGAGGACGGAAGCGCGTTCGTGGTGGTCGGCGACATCTGCGGCAAGGGCGCCGAAGCGGCCGCGCTCACCGGCCGGGTCCGGCATTCCCTGGCCGCACTGCACCTCGTCGAGCGCGACGGCCGTACTCTGCTGCGGCTGCTGAACGAACTGCTCATCGCGGGCGGCAGCAACCGGTTCGCCACGCTGGTGCTCGGCTCGGTCGCCGCCGCGGAGTCCGGGCTCGACGTCACGCTCGCCTCCGGCGGGCACCCGGCGCCCCTCGTCCTGCGCCGCGGTGGCGGGGTCGAGGAGGTCAGCGTGCCCGGCACGCTCGTCGGCATCTCGCCGCAGGCGAGGTTCGCCGAAGCGACCACGCACCTGGACGAGGGCGACATCTGCCTGCTCTACACCGACGGCGTCACCGAAGCCCGCAACCGCACCGAGTCGACCGAACTCTTCGGCGACGAACGGCTGTTCACGGTGCTCGAATCCTGCGTGGGGCTGCCCGCACGGGAGGTGGTGGCCCGGCTGCGCGAGGCGGTGCGGGAGTGGCTCGGCAATTCCGGCCACGACGACATCGCCGTACTGGCTATCGAGGCGGCTCCGCGCGCTGAATGA
- a CDS encoding phosphoribosyltransferase family protein encodes MRTSTVADRIREATVVLGDRMDDGRYPDPASWWRVPGLLADLGPALAELFADEQPDVVLGPESRGCLLGPLVAVALGAGFVELRKNRRPVSDSDPWRHRTSAPDYRDRHLTLGFRRRLVSGGNRVLLVDDWIETGGQASAARSLVAEAGATWLGTAVIVDGLRSNEPRRRLGVRSLLHVRDL; translated from the coding sequence ATGCGTACCAGCACCGTGGCGGATCGGATCCGCGAAGCCACCGTCGTGCTCGGGGACCGGATGGACGACGGCCGCTACCCCGACCCGGCGAGCTGGTGGCGTGTGCCCGGCTTGCTGGCCGACCTGGGTCCCGCCCTGGCCGAGCTGTTCGCCGACGAGCAGCCGGACGTGGTCCTCGGCCCGGAATCACGCGGCTGTCTCCTCGGCCCGCTGGTCGCGGTCGCACTCGGCGCCGGTTTCGTGGAGCTGCGCAAGAACCGCCGCCCGGTCTCGGACTCGGACCCCTGGCGGCACCGCACGTCCGCACCGGACTACCGAGACCGCCACCTGACCCTCGGCTTCCGCCGCCGCCTCGTCTCGGGCGGAAACCGGGTGCTGCTGGTCGACGACTGGATCGAGACCGGCGGCCAGGCGAGCGCCGCCCGGTCGCTGGTCGCCGAGGCCGGCGCGACCTGGCTCGGCACCGCGGTGATCGTGGACGGCCTGCGCAGCAACGAACCTCGCCGCAGGCTGGGTGTGCGGTCGCTGCTGCACGTGCGGGATCTGTAA
- a CDS encoding maleylpyruvate isomerase family mycothiol-dependent enzyme, translating to MDLRRFAREERADLAELLESLTTEQWSQPTLCAGWTVHDLAAHVVSYDEIGARGLVRRLAGARFSPDRANALGQAEYRARPPEELIAILRRNPQPRGLPAAFGGLIGFLDGLIHQQDIRRPLGLPRTIPPERLQAALRSLRFAVPVGAARRLPGLHAVATDLDWSTGKGAEVRGPAEALLMALAGRRAATGELSGPGLELLVSRTQG from the coding sequence GTGGACCTGCGCCGATTCGCCCGCGAGGAGCGCGCCGACCTCGCGGAACTCCTGGAAAGCCTGACCACCGAGCAGTGGTCACAGCCGACGCTGTGCGCCGGATGGACGGTGCACGACCTCGCGGCCCACGTGGTGAGCTACGACGAGATCGGTGCCCGCGGACTGGTCCGGCGGCTGGCCGGCGCGCGATTCTCCCCGGATCGCGCGAACGCGCTGGGCCAGGCCGAATACCGCGCGCGGCCGCCCGAGGAGCTGATCGCCATCCTGCGGCGCAATCCCCAGCCGCGCGGCCTGCCCGCCGCGTTCGGCGGTCTGATCGGCTTTCTCGACGGGCTGATCCACCAGCAGGACATCCGCCGTCCACTGGGACTGCCCCGCACCATCCCGCCGGAACGGCTGCAAGCCGCCCTGCGCTCGCTGCGGTTCGCCGTGCCGGTCGGCGCCGCCCGCCGGCTGCCCGGCCTGCACGCGGTCGCCACCGACCTGGACTGGTCGACCGGGAAGGGCGCCGAGGTCCGCGGCCCGGCCGAAGCCCTCCTGATGGCCTTGGCCGGCCGCCGCGCGGCGACCGGGGAGCTGAGCGGGCCGGGGCTGGAGCTGCTGGTGTCCCGCACTCAGGGCTGA
- a CDS encoding sialidase family protein, whose translation MTRAFRCAAVVLAGAAAISVAPPGVSAAEGFEPSSTGWVGPERGFVLGYARCGGGWCSQLKATDDGGAHWRSLQAPPVPYPDNHNRVRIVAADDQHLYVTDGMQIRATRDQGAHWYPVGLAGAAAKRYVAKVVEFGGRSFALVTGDGGAANVYAGAAGAQVLTPVPGLRIEGGNTGGDLSVRGGLQIVLDADHRTERYWTSHDGIRFTTAPSPCPAGETASLGGVQDGQVTALCNSGPAVPQPGHMMRELWRARGFGGIFSGTAAAPNTGITLSFGAATAESATVAAEGGAAEFLHHTTDGGRTWTTTVLSEHGYGVADLAFPDNRMGVLVEGQPDAESGARLYRTTDGGCTWQPLAVG comes from the coding sequence ATGACAAGAGCCTTTCGGTGTGCTGCTGTGGTCCTGGCCGGGGCCGCGGCGATTTCCGTTGCTCCGCCGGGTGTTTCGGCTGCGGAGGGGTTCGAGCCGTCGTCGACGGGGTGGGTCGGTCCGGAGCGTGGGTTCGTGCTCGGGTACGCGCGGTGCGGTGGCGGGTGGTGCTCACAGCTGAAGGCGACCGACGACGGCGGCGCGCACTGGCGGTCGCTGCAAGCGCCGCCGGTGCCGTATCCGGACAACCACAATCGCGTACGCATTGTCGCGGCTGATGACCAGCATCTGTACGTCACCGACGGCATGCAGATCCGGGCGACTCGCGACCAGGGCGCGCATTGGTACCCGGTGGGGCTCGCGGGGGCGGCCGCGAAGCGGTACGTGGCGAAGGTCGTCGAGTTCGGGGGACGGAGTTTCGCGCTCGTCACGGGGGACGGTGGGGCGGCGAACGTGTACGCGGGGGCCGCCGGGGCGCAGGTTCTGACCCCGGTGCCGGGGCTCCGCATCGAAGGCGGGAACACCGGGGGCGACCTGTCGGTGCGCGGCGGGCTGCAGATCGTCCTCGATGCGGATCACCGCACCGAGCGGTACTGGACTTCCCACGACGGTATCCGATTCACCACCGCGCCTTCGCCGTGCCCGGCCGGCGAGACCGCGAGTCTAGGCGGGGTGCAGGACGGGCAGGTGACCGCCTTGTGCAACAGCGGACCGGCGGTACCGCAGCCGGGGCACATGATGCGTGAGCTCTGGCGTGCCCGGGGATTCGGCGGGATCTTCAGCGGGACCGCGGCCGCGCCGAACACCGGGATCACCCTGTCTTTCGGTGCGGCGACCGCGGAATCGGCGACGGTCGCGGCCGAAGGCGGCGCCGCGGAATTCCTCCACCACACCACCGACGGCGGCCGCACCTGGACCACCACGGTGCTCAGCGAGCACGGGTACGGGGTGGCGGACCTGGCCTTCCCGGACAACCGGATGGGCGTACTCGTGGAAGGCCAGCCGGACGCCGAATCGGGCGCCCGGCTGTACCGCACCACTGACGGTGGGTGTACTTGGCAACCGTTGGCCGTCGGTTGA
- a CDS encoding HAMP domain-containing protein, translating to MRVRGAVGQEGRLTERVRAEIGPGGWATAVETVNGLVEDVSRPVVELDRVLGAVAEGDLSQPMALQLDGRPLRGQYAELAKTVNGLLAQLSRFAAEVIRLSREIAGEGRLGGKAEVPGVTGTWRDLTDSVNFLADNLTEQVRNIAQVTTAVARGDLTQKINVDARGEILELKNTINTMVDQLSSFADEVTRVSREVGSEGRLGGQARVPGVAGTWRDLTDSVNLMADNLTDQVRNISQVATAVAAGDLTKKIDVDARGEILQLKTTLNTMVDQLSAFADEVTRVAREVGNEGRLGGQAEVPGAAGTWRGLTDSVNQMADNLTDQVRNISHVTTAVAKGDLTQKITVDARGEILELKTTMNTMVDQLSAFADEVTRVAREVGTEGQLGGQATVPGVAGTWRDLTGSVNFMANNLTAQVRNIAQVATAVARGDLTKKIAVDARGEILELKTTLNTMVDQLSAFADEVTRVAREVGTEGKLGGQATVPGVAGTWKDLTDNVNLMGSNLTGQVRNIAQVTSAVAKGDLTQKITVDARGEILELKNTLNIMVDQLSAFADEVTRVSREVGTEGRLGGQARVPGVAGTWKDLTDNVNVMADNLTVQVRSIATMASAVANGDLSKKISIDAQGEVAALAETLNGMVETLRAFADEVTRVSREVGTEGILGGQARVPGVAGTWKDLTENVNFMAHNLTSQVRNISQVTTAVARGDLSRKIDVDARGEVLELKTTMNTMVDQLSAFAAEVTRVAREVGTEGKLGGQAEVEGVSGTWKRLTESVNQLAGNLTTQVRAIGVVATAVTAGDLTRHITVDASGELAELKDNINQMIANLKETTSANREQDWLKTNLARLSGRMQGHRDLSSVATLILSELAPLVSAQQGAFFIAHEDEGGEGGPSLDCIGTYGLAQARTGLRFRLGESLIGQAAVDRRTILVTEAPPDYTRVSSGIGSAPPVHVIVLPVLFQGEVLGVLELASVNGFSPVHLDLLEQLRHTIGVNVNTILSNSRTEALLTESQRLAQELRARSEQLQAQQGELRRSNTELAEKAALLAQQNRDIEVKNIEIEQARQELEERAGQLTVASQYKTEFMANMSHELRTPLNSALILAKLLSENPEGNLTEKQIQFARTIYAAGSDLQQLINDILDLAKVEAGRLDLQMSDVTLQELVNYVESLCRPLTADKGLEFAVRIDPPVPGSVHTDEHRLQQVLRNLLSNAAKFTDEGGVRLHIRTAEPEEVEQEALKAAAGIIAFAVEDTGIGIPEGKLAIIFDAFHQADGTTSRKYGGTGLGLSISQELTELLGGELRVQSTPGRGSTFTLFLPVGAANLIAPTVPVRPTPKLPVLPSTITVSEPDSAPKRFDGEKVLIVDDDLRNVFALAAVLEQAGLEVIYADTGVAGIRALERHEDTALVLMDVMMPELDGNATIAAIRAEAAHEDLPVIAVTAKATEEDRERTLASGADDYLTKPVDTDRLLDVIAARLEADAASSARPGDPGRNGAGDGNRTRVASLED from the coding sequence ATGCGGGTGCGCGGCGCGGTGGGCCAGGAGGGGCGGCTCACCGAACGGGTGCGCGCCGAGATCGGCCCCGGCGGCTGGGCCACCGCGGTGGAGACGGTGAACGGCCTGGTGGAGGACGTCAGCAGGCCGGTGGTGGAGCTGGACCGGGTGCTCGGCGCGGTGGCCGAGGGCGATCTGTCCCAGCCGATGGCGCTGCAGCTGGACGGCCGTCCGCTGCGCGGGCAGTACGCGGAGCTGGCGAAGACGGTGAACGGCCTGCTCGCGCAGCTGTCCCGGTTCGCCGCGGAGGTCATCCGGCTCTCCCGCGAGATCGCCGGCGAGGGCAGGCTGGGCGGGAAGGCCGAGGTGCCCGGCGTCACCGGCACCTGGCGCGACCTGACCGATTCGGTCAACTTCCTCGCCGACAACCTCACCGAGCAGGTACGCAACATCGCCCAGGTGACCACGGCGGTGGCCCGCGGCGACCTGACGCAGAAGATCAACGTGGACGCCCGCGGCGAGATCCTGGAGCTGAAGAACACCATCAACACGATGGTCGACCAGCTGTCCTCGTTCGCCGACGAGGTCACCCGGGTCTCCCGCGAGGTCGGCAGCGAAGGACGCCTGGGCGGCCAGGCCCGCGTCCCCGGCGTCGCCGGGACCTGGCGCGACCTCACCGATTCGGTGAACCTGATGGCGGACAACCTCACCGACCAGGTCCGCAACATCTCCCAGGTGGCCACCGCGGTGGCCGCGGGCGATCTGACGAAGAAGATCGACGTGGACGCGCGCGGGGAGATCCTGCAGCTGAAGACCACGTTGAACACGATGGTCGACCAGCTGTCCGCCTTCGCCGACGAAGTCACCCGTGTGGCGCGCGAAGTCGGCAACGAAGGACGGCTCGGCGGTCAGGCCGAGGTGCCCGGCGCGGCCGGAACTTGGCGTGGGCTCACCGACTCCGTGAACCAGATGGCGGACAACCTCACCGATCAGGTGCGGAACATCTCGCACGTGACCACCGCTGTGGCGAAGGGCGATCTGACCCAGAAGATCACCGTCGACGCCCGCGGCGAAATCCTCGAACTCAAGACCACCATGAACACGATGGTCGACCAGCTCTCCGCCTTCGCCGACGAAGTCACCCGCGTAGCCCGCGAAGTCGGCACAGAGGGCCAGCTGGGCGGTCAGGCCACCGTCCCCGGCGTCGCCGGCACCTGGCGCGACCTCACCGGCTCCGTGAACTTCATGGCGAACAACCTCACCGCGCAGGTCCGCAACATCGCGCAGGTGGCCACCGCGGTCGCGCGCGGCGACCTGACGAAGAAGATCGCCGTCGATGCGCGCGGGGAGATTCTCGAACTCAAGACGACGCTGAACACGATGGTCGACCAGCTCTCCGCCTTCGCCGACGAAGTCACCCGCGTGGCCCGCGAAGTCGGCACGGAGGGGAAGCTGGGCGGTCAGGCCACCGTGCCGGGCGTGGCGGGGACCTGGAAGGACCTCACCGACAACGTCAACCTGATGGGCAGCAACCTCACCGGCCAGGTGCGCAACATCGCCCAGGTCACCTCCGCGGTGGCGAAGGGCGATCTGACCCAGAAGATCACCGTCGACGCCCGCGGCGAAATCCTCGAACTCAAGAACACCCTCAACATCATGGTCGACCAGCTGTCGGCCTTCGCCGACGAAGTCACCCGGGTCTCGCGCGAGGTCGGCACCGAAGGCCGTCTCGGCGGCCAGGCCCGCGTCCCCGGCGTCGCCGGGACCTGGAAGGACCTCACCGACAACGTCAACGTCATGGCCGACAACCTCACCGTGCAGGTGCGCAGCATCGCCACGATGGCGAGCGCGGTGGCCAACGGCGACCTGTCGAAGAAGATCTCCATCGACGCGCAGGGCGAGGTCGCCGCGCTCGCGGAGACGCTGAACGGGATGGTCGAGACGCTGCGCGCGTTCGCCGACGAGGTCACCCGCGTGTCCCGCGAGGTCGGCACCGAGGGCATCCTCGGCGGCCAGGCCCGCGTCCCCGGCGTCGCCGGGACCTGGAAGGACCTGACCGAGAACGTCAACTTCATGGCGCACAACCTGACCAGCCAGGTGCGCAACATCTCGCAGGTCACCACGGCGGTCGCGCGCGGCGACCTGTCCCGCAAGATCGACGTGGACGCCCGCGGCGAGGTCCTCGAGCTCAAGACCACCATGAACACGATGGTCGACCAGCTCTCCGCGTTCGCCGCGGAGGTCACCCGGGTGGCCCGCGAGGTGGGCACCGAGGGGAAGCTGGGCGGGCAGGCCGAGGTCGAGGGCGTGTCCGGCACCTGGAAGCGGCTCACCGAGAGCGTGAACCAGCTGGCCGGCAACCTGACCACCCAGGTGCGGGCGATCGGCGTGGTCGCCACCGCGGTCACCGCGGGCGACCTGACCCGGCACATCACCGTGGACGCGTCCGGCGAGCTGGCCGAGCTCAAGGACAACATCAACCAGATGATCGCGAACCTCAAGGAGACCACCTCGGCCAACCGCGAACAGGACTGGCTCAAGACCAACCTGGCCCGGCTGTCCGGCCGGATGCAGGGGCACCGCGATCTGTCCTCGGTGGCCACGCTGATCCTGTCCGAGCTGGCCCCGCTGGTGAGCGCGCAGCAGGGCGCGTTCTTCATCGCGCACGAGGACGAGGGCGGCGAGGGCGGCCCGTCACTGGACTGCATCGGCACCTACGGGCTCGCGCAGGCCCGGACCGGCCTGCGCTTCCGGCTCGGCGAATCGCTGATCGGGCAGGCCGCGGTGGACCGCCGGACGATCCTGGTCACCGAGGCCCCGCCGGACTACACCCGGGTCTCCTCCGGGATCGGCTCGGCGCCGCCGGTGCACGTGATCGTGCTGCCCGTGCTGTTCCAGGGCGAGGTGCTGGGCGTGCTGGAACTGGCTTCGGTGAACGGGTTCTCCCCCGTGCACCTGGATCTGCTGGAGCAGCTGCGGCACACGATCGGCGTGAACGTGAACACGATCCTGTCGAACTCGCGCACCGAGGCGCTGCTGACCGAATCGCAGCGGCTGGCCCAGGAGCTGCGGGCGCGTTCGGAGCAGCTGCAGGCCCAGCAGGGCGAGCTGCGCCGGTCGAACACCGAGCTGGCGGAGAAGGCCGCGCTGCTGGCGCAGCAGAACCGCGACATCGAGGTCAAGAACATCGAGATCGAGCAGGCGCGCCAGGAACTGGAGGAGCGCGCCGGGCAGCTGACCGTGGCCTCGCAGTACAAGACCGAGTTCATGGCGAACATGTCGCACGAGCTGCGCACGCCGCTCAACAGCGCGCTGATCCTGGCGAAGCTGCTGTCGGAGAACCCGGAGGGCAATCTCACCGAGAAGCAGATCCAGTTCGCCCGGACGATCTACGCCGCGGGCAGCGATCTGCAGCAGCTGATCAACGACATCCTGGACCTGGCGAAGGTCGAGGCGGGCCGGCTGGACCTGCAGATGTCCGACGTGACGCTGCAGGAGCTGGTGAACTACGTGGAATCGCTGTGCCGCCCGCTGACCGCGGACAAAGGCCTGGAGTTCGCGGTGCGGATCGACCCGCCGGTGCCCGGCAGCGTGCACACCGACGAGCACCGGCTGCAGCAGGTGCTGCGCAATCTGCTGTCCAACGCCGCGAAGTTCACCGACGAGGGCGGCGTGCGGCTGCACATCCGCACCGCCGAGCCGGAGGAAGTCGAGCAGGAGGCGCTGAAGGCGGCCGCGGGCATCATCGCGTTCGCCGTGGAGGACACCGGGATCGGCATTCCGGAAGGAAAACTGGCGATCATCTTCGACGCGTTCCACCAGGCCGACGGCACGACCAGCCGCAAGTACGGCGGCACCGGTCTCGGCCTGTCGATCAGCCAGGAGCTGACCGAGCTGCTCGGCGGCGAGCTGCGGGTGCAGAGCACACCCGGGCGTGGCAGCACGTTCACGCTGTTCCTGCCGGTCGGTGCGGCGAACCTGATCGCACCCACCGTGCCGGTGCGCCCCACCCCGAAGCTGCCGGTCCTGCCGAGCACGATCACCGTCTCCGAGCCCGACAGCGCGCCCAAGCGTTTCGACGGCGAGAAGGTGCTGATCGTGGACGACGATCTGCGCAACGTCTTCGCCCTCGCCGCGGTGCTGGAACAGGCCGGCCTGGAGGTCATCTACGCGGACACCGGGGTGGCCGGGATCCGCGCGCTGGAGCGGCACGAGGACACCGCGCTGGTGCTGATGGACGTGATGATGCCGGAGCTGGACGGCAACGCGACCATCGCCGCCATCCGCGCCGAAGCCGCCCACGAGGATCTGCCGGTGATCGCCGTGACCGCGAAGGCCACCGAGGAGGACCGCGAACGCACCCTCGCCTCGGGCGCGGACGACTACCTGACCAAACCGGTCGACACCGACCGGCTGCTGGATGTGATCGCGGCCCGCCTGGAGGCGGACGCCGCTTCGAGCGCCCGGCCCGGCGATCCGGGCCGGAATGGAGCGGGTGACGGGAATCGAACCCGCGTAGCTAGT
- a CDS encoding amino acid--tRNA ligase-related protein: MPPHGGFAIGLERWVARVLGVPNVRGTTLFPRDLHRLRP, from the coding sequence ATGCCGCCGCACGGCGGGTTCGCGATCGGCCTCGAACGCTGGGTCGCGCGGGTACTCGGCGTGCCGAACGTCCGCGGCACCACGCTCTTCCCGCGCGACCTGCACCGCCTGCGGCCCTGA